ATATTCCTGACCTCCTTGTTCAGCATAAAATGGCgtcttttccagcaagaCACCAAGCTGTTGACCAGCTTCTGTGCCCTCGGTGGAGCCAAGAAGCTCCTTTCCGTTATAAATACCAACAATCTTGGTCTTAATGTCCTGGTTCCCGTACTTGTAACTGTCGTCGGTCACAGGAATATCCTTATTGCTGTCCAAGGCACCAAGTATATGGACGTCAAGCTTCAACAAGGTCTTACCAGACTTGCTGCCACCAGCCTTGGAAGCTTCTAAAGAAGCCAATCTAGCTTTCTCAAATCCTTCCTCATCAATATTCAGCCCAGCCTCTTCCGCCATCAGTCTCGTCAAGTCAACAGGGAAACCATAGGTATCATAAAGTCTCCAGACGTCCCTTCCAGCCAAAGTTTGTTCAGGAGTCTTAGAAGCAATGATGGCGTATTGCTCGAACAACTTCTCGCCACGGTCAAGTGTACGCGCAAAAGAagcttcttcctcgtcgagaATTTCGAAAATGGTGTCCGTGTTGGTGGCCACCTCCGGGAAAATATCCTTCACCTGCTCAATTAAAGTTGGTGCCAATTGGGAGAAAAACTTTCCGATAGGGTAGTTCATGTACTTTCTCACATATCTGGCACCTCTTCTAAGGATTCTTCTCAAAACGTAACCTCTTCCCTCGTTGTTAGGAACACCCCCATCAGCAAGAGCAAAAGTTAAAGTACGCACGTGGTCTGCCAGGACTCTGTACGCTGTATCAATACCGTCGAGATCATCCTTACCAAACTTTCCAGAATATGGTCTGACGCCAGTGATCTCTTGGATCTTGGAGAACAGGGGTTGGAACACATCGGTATCATAATTTGATCTCACATTTTGCAGAACGGAAACAAGTCTCTCAAATCCCATACCGGTATCAACGTGCTTGGCCGGCAGGGGCTTCAATGATCCATCCTGCTCTCTATTGAACTGAATGAACACATTGTTCCAGATCTCCAAAACGTCTGGATCGTCCTGGTTAACAAGTGATGCGGCATTTCTACCACCAATACGATCGTAGTGTATCTCAGAACATGGCCCGCAAGGGCCCTGGTCGCCCATTTCCCAAAAGTTGTCCTTGGCATTTCCTGGCAGAATGTGGTCATCTGCAACACCAACATCCTTCCAATACTGCTTGGCTTCCAGATCTGGTTCCAAACCATTGGCTGCGTCACCTTCAAAATATGTCACGTAAAGTCTGTCTTTGTTAAGGCCGTACACGTTGGTGAGGAGGTCCCAGGAGTATTGGATggcctccttcttgaagtAGTCGCCAAACGACCAGTTACCCAACATTTCAAAAAACGTGTGGTGGTAGGAGTCTCTTCCGACGTCCTCGAGGTCGTTGTGTTTTCCACCGGCTCTGATACACTTTTGCGAATTCACGGCCCTCTTCAAAGAGGcaaaagaggaagaaggaTCCACGGTACCTAAAAAGATAGGCTTATATTGATTCATACCGGCATTCGCGAATAAGAGAGTAGGATCATCATGGGGGATCacagaggacgaggaaacaAAAGTGTGACCTCTATCTTTGAAGTAGTCAAGAAACGTATTTCTGACCTTAGTGGCAGTCCATTGTTGCGACATCTTGCGTATTTGTTGTGTTGCTCTAGGTTTCAGTGTATGACGCTGGAAACAGCAAATGTTCATACACTTCGGATGAAACAAAAGACAAGATAAAGTTTGCCGTCGATGGTGAAATAAAAATCTTTTGATATGTTTTAGCCTGTCGGCGCGacgatttattttttcaagtcATGGTCCGTCTCAAGTCGCGGTATATCTTATTTGAGATCATCTACCCAGAACCTGCAGAGTTTTTCTACAGAAGTCGCAAAGATGCGATACTTGCCCTCCACCGCCCCTGCGATGCCAAAATCACACCCAAGTTGCTGGTTCAGGAAATAAAAACGGCTCTTCAAAATAATTTTGGAGACTACGGTCTCTCGATGGCCGTCTCACTATCAATAAAGTACTTTTCGAATCGCACAAGCACAGGAATAATAAGAATACACAGGGATAATGTGCGATATATTGTTGCTGCTCTCACTTTAATTCGTCAGCTGCGCGGGCAGGACGTGATCATCAAATGCTCAGCTGTAAGCGGTTCGATCAAAAAATGCGAGGATAAAGCGATCGAGCTCTCTAAACAACTGATGGTAGACGTTAACTTACTTGAATTGTtcgaagacgaagacgaaaaaTAGATATATTTACTCTCTGGATTTGATAATGTCAACAAATTCCGGCTTTAGAGAAGCACCTCCAACCAAGAATCCATCGACATCATCCTTGCCTCTAAAGTCTTTAGCGTTCTTGCCACTCACAGAGCCTCCGTACAAGATTCTAACAGACTCAGCCTGGGAGCCAATAGCCGTGCTCAAGAAGTTTCTGATGTCCTTGTGGATTTCCTGTGCGTCATCAGCAGTGGCAGCCAGACCCGTACCGATGGCCCAAACTGGCTCGTAAGCGATCACAATGTTGCTCCAGTCGGACACGACGTCAAGCACGGCTTGAAGCTGTCTCTTACACACCTCCACGGTCTTGCCGgcttttttctcctcaaGAGTCTCTCCAATACACAAGATCACCTTGAGACCAGAGTCCAACGCAAATTTAGTTTTGGAAGCAATCAATTCGTCAGACTCCTTGAAGATGATTCTTCTTTCAGAGTGACCCAAAATCACCCATGGGATGCCCAAGTCCTTGAGAGCCACTGCAGAAACTTCTCCGGTGTAGGCACCCGAAGCCTTGTCGTAACAGTTCTGGGCAGCCACCTCCACGGTTGGTTGCTTGTTGTGCTCAGCGGCCCAGAAAAGGtatggagctggaggagcaATCACGACCTGGACATTGGAAGGAAGAGAGGCGGAATTGAGGTTCTGGACAATCGATTGAATCGAGTCCTTTGAACCGTTCATTTTAAAGTTGCCACCAACGAAGAATTGTCTAGCCTGTGGTAAAGAGTTAGTTTTTGAATATCGGGAGTGGTCAGCGGGTCTCAAATGGCCAGAGATCGCATGGACCAGTGTTAATGCGGAACGTaccattttgaaaatataTGTTTAACTTTTAATTGACAGCAGTTGGGGAAATCCTCTCACTTTTTATATCACGTTTTTTAGAGCTACGTGCTGAACCACTCcgatatttatttttctgggGCAAGGGTTTTCTAAACTTAATCAGGTGTTGCGGCTGTTGCGGCTGGCCGATCGGGACAATTAGCTCCGGGTCTTGCAAAGTTTTGGTTTCGGGCCTTCAAAGTAGCGCCGGCTGTGGTATTTATACAGCGATCATGTTGGCACCCCACTATCGGCTAAAGAGCAGGTCGTAGCCTAGACGGTCAAAATTTGCTATTTAATTTTTCCCTCTCACACTTTATTTTTGCAACTTTGATCTTCATGGTCGTCATCCGCATCCTGACAGTCCCGTTTCAACTTATCGAATAGGTGCTTGATTTTTAGCGATTTTTGCACTTGCTCGTTTTTCGCTCGCGCCTCCGCGTCGGCTACCTGTCTTACCTCGTCGTCCGTGAGAGGCACTGTACTGTTGAATGTAAACTCTCTACCGGCATCTCTTTTGACTTCTTCCTCTCTTTTAGTCTGTTCAAGCTCTGACCAAGTGCTCAGATGCGTGCGAAGCACGTAACGCTGCGTGGTATCATCCTTTTCCATCACTATCCAGCGACAGTTAGGCACGTTTTGCAGGTCTTCGAACTTCTCTACGCTCCATCTAAACCACTTGGTCAGGAAGACACGTGCCCATATTCCATGAGTCACCAGAACCAGC
This window of the Ogataea parapolymorpha DL-1 chromosome VII, whole genome shotgun sequence genome carries:
- a CDS encoding Alanine--tRNA ligase, with the translated sequence MNICCFQRHTLKPRATQQIRKMSQQWTATKVRNTFLDYFKDRGHTFVSSSSVIPHDDPTLLFANAGMNQYKPIFLGTVDPSSSFASLKRAVNSQKCIRAGGKHNDLEDVGRDSYHHTFFEMLGNWSFGDYFKKEAIQYSWDLLTNVYGLNKDRLYVTYFEGDAANGLEPDLEAKQYWKDVGVADDHILPGNAKDNFWEMGDQGPCGPCSEIHYDRIGGRNAASLVNQDDPDVLEIWNNVFIQFNREQDGSLKPLPAKHVDTGMGFERLVSVLQNVRSNYDTDVFQPLFSKIQEITGVRPYSGKFGKDDLDGIDTAYRVLADHVRTLTFALADGGVPNNEGRGYVLRRILRRGARYVRKYMNYPIGKFFSQLAPTLIEQVKDIFPEVATNTDTIFEILDEEEASFARTLDRGEKLFEQYAIIASKTPEQTLAGRDVWRLYDTYGFPVDLTRLMAEEAGLNIDEEGFEKARLASLEASKAGGSKSGKTLLKLDVHILGALDSNKDIPVTDDSYKYGNQDIKTKIVGIYNGKELLGSTEGTEAGQQLGVLLEKTPFYAEQGGQEYDTGKIVIDGVAEFEVENVQSYAGYVLHTGHVVEGKFSVGDQVIAGYDELRRWPIRNNHTGTHILNLALREILGDGVDQKGSLVAAEKLRFDFSNKAAVTLEQLEKIEAICNKIIKDSMPVYSKPVALNVAKSIYGLRAVFGETYPDPVRVVSIGVPVEELLAKPDNKEWYDYSVEFCGGTHVAKTSDIKELVIVEESGIAKGIRRIVAVTGTEAHEVQRIAKEFDEQLDAIEKMPFGEAKEKKLKETSTKLGQLSISVLQKAQLKDKFAKIDKAVKDEVKARQKADTKKALDAVKEFFAEHEDAPFLVKHIDISANAKIITETINMIKKENKEKSLFLITGQKDDARVAQGVYISDEHLGKVQATEVANVAASYIGGKAGGKGNVCQGMGTEAAQIDKAISAVEKLLESKLIM
- a CDS encoding Triosephosphate isomerase → MARQFFVGGNFKMNGSKDSIQSIVQNLNSASLPSNVQVVIAPPAPYLFWAAEHNKQPTVEVAAQNCYDKASGAYTGEVSAVALKDLGIPWVILGHSERRIIFKESDELIASKTKFALDSGLKVILCIGETLEEKKAGKTVEVCKRQLQAVLDVVSDWSNIVIAYEPVWAIGTGLAATADDAQEIHKDIRNFLSTAIGSQAESVRILYGGSVSGKNAKDFRGKDDVDGFLVGGASLKPEFVDIIKSRE